Proteins from one Desertifilum tharense IPPAS B-1220 genomic window:
- a CDS encoding NAD(P)/FAD-dependent oxidoreductase — protein sequence MNSFDYVILGAGLGGLSAAACLARQGEKVVVLEKHYLPGGCCHTFDYGEYRFCADVHYVSQCGPQQTIDNFLKALDCEVAFNSLDLDCIDRVITPEVDFKIPLGWEALRSRLLATFPEEQIAIHRYCDEIKQLYQEIAGLGTEVRWYDQKWSDWLKLPKYWNLYSKRHWTLQDLYNHVGLSPKLQDLLAGQSGDYALPPQEIALLTHTSLVWDYSEGAYYPQHHFKHLVDSIVEAIALRNGVVRLSTPVEHIEVRDRQVQSITAQGETYHARKAYISDLDPKLTVHLMHRADALSPQEHQRLTGYQYSTSAFNLYLGLDSRFEPERYGLGNWNIWYYPTGNLNQAYQRQLEGDLSHPWIFLSCPTLKSSAPGMAPPGHHVLEIATVCPYDVFAALHQSDRQAYKAKKREVYKQIMTSVRDLIPDSDRYTRLKVYGTPTTSEHYLGQPKGNIYGAKLIPQQVGLHRLGYCTELPNLYLVGASAGYPSVPGVIGNGMNLVELLTGWSPKPQQLVGVGS from the coding sequence ATGAACAGCTTCGATTATGTCATTTTAGGAGCTGGCCTTGGTGGACTATCCGCAGCAGCGTGTCTGGCGCGCCAAGGAGAGAAAGTCGTCGTTTTAGAAAAACACTATTTACCCGGTGGATGCTGTCACACCTTTGATTATGGCGAGTATCGCTTTTGTGCCGATGTTCACTATGTTTCTCAGTGCGGCCCGCAGCAGACTATTGACAATTTTCTCAAAGCTTTAGACTGCGAGGTCGCCTTTAACTCGCTTGACCTTGATTGTATCGATCGGGTGATTACCCCAGAAGTAGACTTTAAAATTCCTTTGGGTTGGGAGGCGTTGCGATCGCGCTTGCTAGCCACCTTTCCAGAAGAGCAAATCGCCATCCATCGCTATTGCGACGAAATTAAACAACTTTATCAAGAGATTGCCGGTTTAGGCACCGAAGTGCGCTGGTACGACCAAAAATGGTCAGATTGGTTGAAACTGCCGAAATACTGGAACTTATACTCTAAGCGCCATTGGACGCTGCAAGACCTCTACAACCATGTAGGTCTTTCACCCAAACTGCAAGACCTCTTAGCCGGACAAAGTGGCGACTACGCCCTACCGCCCCAAGAGATTGCCCTGCTCACCCATACTTCCTTAGTTTGGGACTATTCTGAAGGAGCCTACTATCCCCAACATCACTTTAAACATCTGGTGGACTCCATCGTAGAAGCGATCGCCCTTCGCAACGGAGTCGTTCGCCTTTCAACCCCTGTAGAACATATTGAAGTCCGCGATCGCCAAGTGCAATCCATTACCGCCCAAGGCGAAACCTACCACGCCCGCAAAGCCTATATTAGCGACCTTGACCCCAAACTGACCGTTCATTTAATGCATCGCGCTGACGCCCTCAGTCCCCAGGAACATCAGCGCCTCACGGGTTATCAATACTCAACCAGCGCCTTTAACCTCTATTTAGGGTTAGACAGCCGCTTTGAACCCGAACGCTACGGTTTGGGCAACTGGAACATTTGGTACTATCCTACAGGCAACCTCAATCAAGCCTATCAGCGCCAGTTAGAGGGAGATCTCAGCCATCCGTGGATCTTTTTATCCTGTCCCACCCTCAAATCCTCAGCGCCCGGAATGGCCCCTCCAGGACATCACGTTCTAGAAATTGCCACCGTTTGTCCCTATGATGTCTTTGCGGCACTACACCAGAGCGATCGCCAAGCCTACAAAGCCAAAAAGCGGGAAGTCTACAAACAAATTATGACCAGCGTCCGCGACCTCATCCCCGACAGCGATCGCTACACGCGCCTAAAAGTATACGGCACCCCAACCACCAGCGAACACTACCTAGGACAACCCAAAGGCAACATCTACGGTGCCAAACTCATCCCTCAACAAGTCGGCTTACACCGACTCGGTTATTGCACAGAACTCCCCAACCTATACTTAGTCGGTGCCAGTGCCGGATACCCCAGCGTCCCCGGCGTCATTGGCAACGGCATGAACCTAGTAGAACTCCTCACCGGATGGTCGCCCAAACCCCAGCAGTTAGTTGGAGTGGGGAGTTGA
- a CDS encoding PEP-CTERM sorting domain-containing protein — protein sequence MKVTQIFASALKSAPAIAGSSMLAAGVFALSAPANALTNPCSATIASKVQGTSACEFSPGESQDFLNSNPMTVNQVGFFSFTDWVFGGKSDNVNAKTGTWNISSLIQSNWGDVMLVFKAGNDPLTAYLVKDGVTSGKWDSPFPIQNNNFRDISHISVYYRPGEEGPGTEVPEPGSLAALAIAGGFIVSRGRKALKNA from the coding sequence ATGAAAGTTACACAAATTTTTGCCTCTGCACTGAAATCTGCGCCTGCGATCGCGGGTTCTTCAATGCTGGCTGCTGGCGTATTTGCCCTCTCTGCACCTGCAAATGCTCTGACTAATCCCTGTTCTGCTACGATTGCGAGCAAAGTCCAAGGAACTTCCGCCTGTGAATTTAGCCCTGGCGAATCCCAAGATTTCCTCAATAGCAATCCGATGACGGTTAATCAGGTGGGTTTCTTCAGCTTTACCGACTGGGTATTTGGTGGAAAATCTGACAACGTTAACGCAAAAACAGGAACTTGGAATATCTCCAGCTTGATCCAATCAAACTGGGGGGATGTCATGCTGGTCTTTAAGGCGGGTAACGATCCGCTGACTGCTTATTTGGTGAAAGATGGCGTTACCTCTGGCAAATGGGATTCTCCTTTCCCCATCCAAAATAATAACTTCCGCGACATTTCTCACATCAGCGTGTACTATCGCCCAGGCGAAGAGGGTCCGGGTACTGAAGTTCCCGAACCTGGTAGCCTCGCCGCTTTAGCAATTGCGGGTGGGTTCATTGTTTCTCGCGGTCGCAAAGCGCTCAAAAACGCATAG
- the glmM gene encoding phosphoglucosamine mutase, translating into MVTSPSRTQGSSRLDSGPIHASPLEAIADSKKRSSSHLAWSPLTLPTTPLFGTDGIRGKVGDLLSAPLAMQVGFWAGQILRTYAQTSGTVILGQDSRHSSDMLSSALSAGLTAAGLEVWNLGLCPTACVAYLANKTDSLGGVMISASHNPPEDNGIKFFGSEGTKLPQAMQAEIEAALRGDINVLSTQTEWGQHFYRPELVKDYTESLHQPLLKTTNLQGLRIVLDLAWGAAVQVAPEVFRQLGAEVICLHDRADGDRINVQCGSTHLGALQAAVVHYQADLGFAFDGDADRAIAVDSQGRPVDGDYILYLWGHTLKNAGLLPENTIISTVMANLGFERAWEKLGGTLIRTAVGDQYVHAEMVKTGAMLGGEQSGHILCRHYGISGDGLLTAAHIAAIVKESGTPLAALIDSSFQTYPQLLRNVRVEDRQTRLNWQECDPLQQAIATATQDMGDRGRILVRASGTEPVIRVMVEAASAELANHWADNLVLAVQRYLT; encoded by the coding sequence ATGGTTACTTCTCCTTCTAGAACGCAGGGTTCTAGTCGCCTAGACTCCGGGCCGATCCATGCGTCACCGCTAGAGGCGATCGCAGATAGCAAAAAGCGCTCTAGCAGCCATTTGGCTTGGAGTCCCCTTACCCTACCCACAACACCATTATTCGGGACAGATGGGATACGGGGTAAAGTTGGCGATCTTCTCAGCGCCCCCCTAGCGATGCAAGTCGGGTTTTGGGCGGGTCAAATTTTACGCACTTATGCCCAAACTTCGGGAACGGTGATTTTAGGGCAAGATTCGCGCCATTCTAGCGATATGCTATCCTCTGCCCTCTCGGCAGGACTGACGGCGGCGGGCTTAGAGGTTTGGAATTTGGGCTTATGTCCGACGGCGTGCGTGGCGTATCTGGCAAATAAGACGGATTCCCTCGGCGGCGTGATGATTTCCGCCAGCCACAATCCCCCAGAAGACAACGGAATTAAGTTTTTTGGCTCGGAAGGCACCAAGTTACCCCAAGCGATGCAAGCGGAAATTGAGGCGGCTTTGCGGGGCGATATTAACGTCCTTTCCACCCAAACCGAATGGGGTCAGCATTTCTATCGCCCGGAATTGGTGAAAGATTATACCGAATCCCTGCATCAACCCCTGTTAAAAACAACCAATTTGCAAGGGCTGCGAATTGTTTTAGATTTGGCCTGGGGAGCCGCCGTCCAAGTTGCGCCGGAAGTGTTCCGCCAGTTGGGGGCAGAGGTGATTTGCTTGCACGATCGCGCTGATGGCGATCGCATTAACGTCCAGTGCGGTTCCACCCACCTAGGAGCCTTACAAGCGGCCGTGGTTCATTACCAAGCCGATCTGGGGTTCGCTTTTGATGGCGATGCCGATCGCGCGATCGCCGTAGACTCCCAAGGACGACCCGTCGATGGCGACTACATCCTGTATCTGTGGGGTCACACCCTGAAAAATGCCGGATTATTACCCGAAAATACGATTATCTCCACCGTCATGGCCAACCTCGGCTTTGAACGCGCCTGGGAGAAACTCGGCGGCACCCTGATCCGCACCGCAGTCGGCGATCAATACGTCCACGCCGAAATGGTGAAAACCGGGGCGATGCTGGGCGGCGAACAGTCCGGCCACATCCTCTGTCGCCATTACGGGATTTCCGGCGATGGCTTGCTAACTGCTGCACACATTGCCGCGATTGTCAAGGAATCGGGAACCCCGCTGGCCGCCTTAATCGATTCCAGCTTCCAAACCTACCCGCAACTGCTGCGGAACGTGCGCGTCGAAGACCGTCAAACCCGCCTCAACTGGCAAGAATGCGACCCCCTGCAACAGGCGATCGCCACCGCCACTCAAGACATGGGCGATCGCGGTCGCATCCTCGTGCGAGCCTCTGGCACAGAGCCAGTTATCCGAGTTATGGTAGAAGCGGCCAGTGCTGAACTCGCCAACCACTGGGCAGATAACCTCGTGCTAGCAGTTCAGCGGTACCTTACCTAA
- the hpsL gene encoding hormogonium polysaccharide biosynthesis protein HpsL has protein sequence MARSKTKIQEPPITPTVPSPPTKKELAAQKRKAASDRSAFIAAAAQAIGIGAVLGGIGFAVGGDKAGLGGFVATVILLLSSQYPRQAIWAFLMFLPISGTVTYSVGGGSPLFQLAKDAFYIPALFGFYKYCQRERVPFLLPKKFLPWVYALLGYCVLVIAAVNATQASAPGEKPILLGLLGLKVFMGYIPLITCAYYLIRSKKEFLFLTRSHVIFAIVCCALCFIQYSMLQSGRCEGTRNLVGADLFKANLDARCFVGGSLAFSPQVNMIRLPGTFVSPWHWAWFMISNAFFTFATAFSDPSPLWRIMGLGGMASVFVCAVISGQRIALILVPIITVILLVLTGQLTNLKRFIPIAIGLAILLGGAMTMYPDVVQERWDSTVSRWNASPPTEFIAAQAAHTADRTTLLGGGLGRATNSARTFGKTTLIETWFPKILYEVGWPGLILFLLMVTALTVLTFKAYRSVRDRNFRSFGACFWVFILIISYQTYWYPLDTDPVAIYYWFFAGVLLRLPEIDKRESLEADILAQQAEQNSKKKRGKKKGKAKTRKRR, from the coding sequence TTGGCTAGATCCAAAACCAAAATCCAAGAACCGCCCATTACTCCCACGGTTCCGTCCCCCCCTACTAAAAAAGAGCTAGCCGCCCAAAAGCGCAAAGCTGCCAGCGATCGCAGCGCCTTCATTGCCGCCGCTGCTCAAGCCATCGGGATCGGAGCCGTACTGGGGGGAATTGGGTTTGCTGTTGGCGGCGACAAAGCCGGACTTGGTGGGTTTGTCGCCACCGTCATCTTACTGCTGTCTTCCCAGTACCCTCGGCAGGCGATTTGGGCCTTTTTAATGTTTCTGCCGATTTCTGGAACCGTCACCTACTCCGTCGGCGGCGGCAGCCCCCTCTTTCAACTGGCAAAGGATGCCTTCTACATCCCCGCCCTCTTTGGCTTTTATAAATATTGCCAGCGAGAACGCGTCCCGTTTCTACTGCCCAAAAAGTTTCTGCCTTGGGTGTATGCCCTATTGGGGTATTGCGTTCTCGTGATTGCAGCCGTGAACGCCACCCAAGCCTCGGCCCCCGGCGAAAAACCGATTCTTTTGGGGCTTTTAGGCTTAAAAGTCTTCATGGGATATATTCCCCTGATTACCTGTGCCTACTATCTTATCCGTTCCAAAAAAGAATTTTTATTCTTAACGCGATCGCACGTCATCTTCGCCATTGTCTGCTGTGCGCTGTGCTTTATCCAGTATTCCATGTTGCAATCAGGGCGCTGCGAAGGTACCCGCAACCTCGTTGGCGCAGACCTATTTAAAGCCAACCTCGATGCCCGTTGCTTCGTCGGCGGTTCCCTCGCCTTCAGCCCCCAGGTAAACATGATCCGGTTGCCCGGAACTTTCGTTTCCCCGTGGCACTGGGCGTGGTTCATGATCTCCAACGCCTTTTTCACCTTCGCCACCGCCTTCAGCGATCCTTCCCCCTTGTGGCGAATAATGGGACTTGGGGGAATGGCTTCCGTCTTCGTCTGTGCCGTCATTTCCGGGCAACGAATTGCCTTAATTCTCGTTCCGATCATCACCGTCATCCTACTCGTTCTCACCGGGCAACTCACCAACCTCAAGCGCTTCATCCCCATCGCCATCGGTTTAGCCATCCTCCTCGGCGGGGCGATGACCATGTATCCTGACGTAGTACAAGAACGCTGGGATAGTACCGTCAGCCGTTGGAACGCCTCCCCCCCCACCGAATTTATCGCCGCCCAAGCCGCCCACACCGCCGACAGAACCACCCTATTAGGCGGAGGCTTAGGACGGGCCACCAACTCCGCCCGCACCTTTGGCAAAACCACCCTCATTGAAACCTGGTTTCCCAAAATCTTGTATGAAGTGGGCTGGCCTGGGTTAATCTTATTCTTGTTAATGGTGACAGCCCTAACGGTTCTCACCTTTAAAGCCTATCGCTCCGTGCGCGATCGCAACTTCCGCAGCTTCGGGGCCTGTTTTTGGGTGTTCATCCTCATTATTAGCTACCAAACCTACTGGTATCCTCTCGATACCGATCCCGTTGCCATCTATTATTGGTTTTTTGCCGGGGTGCTGTTAAGACTGCCAGAAATAGATAAGCGAGAAAGTCTAGAAGCCGACATTCTCGCCCAACAAGCAGAACAAAATAGCAAGAAAAAGCGAGGTAAAAAGAAAGGCAAAGCCAAAACTCGAAAACGAAGATAA
- a CDS encoding DUF938 domain-containing protein has product MMYAPATERNREPILAVLLEVLPTTGTVLEISSGTGEHAVFFAPRLAPRLWIPTDVSAIAISSIAQWREQYPAENLYPPITLDVCDRIWPVEQEEFPEPLQTFDAKRDPIRAIVNINMIHIAPWQACLGLMAGARRILPPGGILYLYGPFKRGGRHTAPSNELFDESLQAQNPEWGVRDLDEVVAVAQSHQLTFLKMVEMPANNLSVVFQA; this is encoded by the coding sequence ATGATGTACGCCCCTGCAACAGAACGCAATCGAGAACCGATTCTCGCGGTACTTTTAGAGGTTTTACCGACGACGGGAACGGTGTTGGAAATTTCTAGCGGTACGGGGGAACATGCGGTGTTTTTTGCCCCTAGGTTAGCGCCGCGTTTGTGGATTCCTACAGATGTTAGCGCGATCGCAATCTCTAGTATTGCTCAATGGCGAGAACAATATCCGGCAGAGAATCTCTATCCTCCTATTACGTTAGATGTCTGCGATCGCATTTGGCCGGTAGAACAAGAGGAATTCCCCGAACCCTTGCAAACCTTTGACGCCAAGCGCGATCCGATTCGGGCAATTGTCAATATTAATATGATTCACATTGCCCCCTGGCAGGCTTGTCTGGGTTTGATGGCAGGCGCGAGGCGGATTTTGCCTCCTGGAGGAATTCTCTATCTTTACGGGCCATTTAAGCGTGGTGGAAGGCACACAGCACCGAGCAATGAACTGTTTGACGAGAGTTTGCAAGCACAAAACCCGGAATGGGGGGTTCGGGATCTCGATGAGGTGGTGGCGGTGGCGCAGTCTCATCAACTGACTTTCCTGAAAATGGTAGAAATGCCAGCAAATAATCTTTCTGTAGTTTTTCAAGCCTAA
- a CDS encoding type II CAAX prenyl endopeptidase Rce1 family protein, with translation MALKFPEGFGIRFLTLFGVGFLGILSLPFILLAQLRNLPAQVSVSPIELAILSLIQPTILLAIAVAIGTFFAPKVGFRSHIANQVAQGKAMLPRLKREFPLAAIAGALIGIAIIILDSFFRLGLGELGDRLAIVQPRTLATTMAGILYGGITEELLMRWGLMTLFVWIGWRLLQRRQGKPHPILVWVAIIAIAIIFGLGHLPVVAAVVPLTPLIITRTIFLNAMGGVIFGWLYWRRSLESAMIAHASTHICFSLVAGLLSAFS, from the coding sequence ATGGCATTAAAATTTCCAGAAGGTTTCGGAATTCGGTTTCTAACTCTGTTTGGGGTTGGATTTTTAGGGATTCTTTCTCTACCGTTTATTCTGCTTGCTCAATTGCGGAATCTTCCCGCACAGGTAAGCGTTTCACCGATTGAATTAGCCATTCTTTCGCTAATTCAGCCTACTATTTTACTGGCGATCGCAGTTGCTATAGGTACGTTTTTTGCCCCAAAGGTGGGATTTCGTTCCCACATCGCCAACCAAGTCGCGCAAGGGAAGGCGATGCTACCTCGATTAAAGCGAGAATTTCCCCTGGCTGCGATCGCGGGTGCGCTTATCGGGATAGCGATTATTATTTTGGACAGTTTTTTCCGTTTAGGATTGGGCGAATTAGGCGATCGATTAGCGATTGTACAGCCCCGCACGCTCGCAACTACAATGGCGGGGATACTGTATGGGGGAATTACTGAAGAGTTGTTAATGCGCTGGGGGTTGATGACGCTGTTTGTCTGGATCGGCTGGCGTCTGTTGCAGCGCAGGCAAGGTAAGCCTCATCCTATTTTAGTATGGGTGGCAATTATTGCGATCGCGATTATCTTTGGTTTGGGTCATCTCCCAGTTGTTGCAGCCGTTGTTCCCCTGACTCCCCTCATCATTACCCGCACTATCTTCCTCAATGCAATGGGCGGAGTTATCTTTGGTTGGCTCTACTGGCGGCGCAGCTTAGAATCTGCAATGATTGCCCATGCTAGCACCCACATCTGTTTCTCCCTAGTCGCTGGCTTACTCTCAGCTTTTTCCTAG
- a CDS encoding GNAT family N-acetyltransferase produces MTAQVKLYDSTTIDTLSWPDSEIANFAKNYWLPLMKGGATQFIDNVNSQLLALAIDELVFPVTVNEREWQNSYVCSPYSHYITYTKEELYTLNTPLLEQVLKNLLNGMGVILQLGQINQVVIVNNWLLSTNLYPNLSKSQIATLTTYLQEQFPKHTVIFRSINTYLDDCLFTAFQDNGYHLIGSRQIYLYNPQNQSPVKSKMRWRLKQDFNLIEKQGYEVIQSDEIPLSEIPRLVELYNALYLEKYSKNNPQFNANLLELALKNKALHLQALRKAGKIDGVIGFYEMNGMMTTPILGYDTRLPQSVGLYRMLSAQLTLEATRRGIILHQSSGAASFKRFRGFVGNIEYSAVFYQHLPFWRQWVWRLLGFLVNNLAVPLMRKYQL; encoded by the coding sequence ATGACCGCCCAAGTTAAGCTCTACGATAGCACAACGATTGATACTCTGTCTTGGCCAGACTCAGAAATCGCCAATTTTGCAAAAAACTACTGGCTTCCTTTAATGAAAGGGGGTGCGACTCAGTTTATCGACAATGTTAACAGCCAATTGCTTGCTCTGGCTATTGACGAGCTAGTTTTCCCTGTCACTGTCAATGAACGAGAATGGCAAAACTCTTATGTTTGTTCTCCCTATTCTCATTACATTACTTACACCAAAGAAGAACTTTATACTTTAAATACTCCCCTGCTTGAGCAAGTTCTCAAAAATCTGCTGAATGGCATGGGCGTTATCTTACAATTAGGTCAAATCAATCAAGTAGTTATTGTCAATAATTGGTTGCTTTCCACTAACTTATATCCCAATTTGTCAAAATCTCAGATTGCCACCCTTACAACTTACCTACAAGAACAATTTCCCAAACATACAGTTATCTTTCGTTCCATCAACACTTATCTGGATGATTGCCTATTTACCGCTTTTCAAGATAATGGCTATCATTTGATTGGCAGTCGGCAAATTTATCTTTATAATCCTCAAAATCAATCCCCAGTCAAGAGTAAAATGAGATGGCGGTTGAAACAAGATTTCAATCTGATTGAAAAACAGGGTTATGAGGTCATTCAGAGTGACGAAATTCCCTTATCCGAAATTCCGAGACTGGTAGAATTGTACAATGCTTTATATTTAGAAAAGTATTCTAAGAATAACCCTCAATTTAACGCCAATCTTCTTGAACTGGCGCTGAAAAATAAGGCGCTGCACCTCCAAGCCTTACGCAAAGCTGGAAAAATTGATGGAGTCATCGGATTTTATGAGATGAATGGGATGATGACAACGCCAATTTTAGGTTATGATACCCGCTTGCCTCAATCGGTGGGGTTATATCGAATGCTTTCTGCTCAGTTAACCCTAGAAGCAACCCGTAGGGGGATTATATTGCATCAGAGTTCTGGTGCGGCTTCATTTAAACGGTTTAGAGGCTTTGTGGGGAATATTGAATATAGTGCCGTTTTTTATCAACATCTCCCCTTTTGGCGTCAATGGGTATGGCGGTTATTAGGATTCTTAGTTAATAACTTGGCTGTACCGTTAATGCGGAAATACCAGTTGTAG
- a CDS encoding F390 synthetase-related protein: MNSLSIILWNYFLTRYARRFSSREQLLAWQNQKVSRFLANILPKSQFYRDYYQGYDTHQWQALPIIDKSVMMANFDELNTVGIQKSEAFALAMAAEQTRDFKATLQGYTVGLSSGTSGNRGLFLVSQQEQQAWAGTILAKALPQSIFTPQRIAFFLRANSNLYETVKRQHIQFDYFDLFAAVEGHIERLNQVAPTILVAPPSMLRLLADAQNKGQLKIAPIKIVSVAEVLDPLDERYIQTCFGQIVHQLYQCTEGFLGSTCEYGTLHLNEDILAIQKEYIDRDSGKFMPIITDFNRKTQPIIRYRLDDILTERKTPCACGSILTGLESVEGRRDDIFWLSPQSGETLIPIFPDFIRRAVMMASEEIQEYRVVQKRPDLIEVYLKMPVELRESIRAKVYEFLLELFARSHCQIPQIHYLEYPDRTAHHQKLRRVQRDFNPHSTS, from the coding sequence GTGAACAGTCTATCTATCATCCTCTGGAACTATTTCTTAACCCGGTATGCGAGACGTTTCAGCAGTCGCGAACAGCTTTTAGCATGGCAAAATCAAAAAGTTAGTCGTTTTTTGGCTAATATTCTGCCTAAATCTCAATTTTATCGAGATTACTATCAAGGCTACGATACCCATCAATGGCAAGCTTTGCCTATCATTGATAAATCTGTCATGATGGCTAACTTTGATGAATTAAATACGGTAGGAATTCAAAAATCAGAAGCCTTTGCGCTGGCGATGGCAGCAGAACAAACGCGCGACTTTAAAGCAACGCTTCAAGGCTATACAGTTGGGCTTTCTTCGGGAACCAGTGGCAACCGAGGCTTGTTTTTGGTGAGTCAACAGGAACAGCAAGCTTGGGCAGGTACTATTTTAGCAAAAGCGTTGCCTCAGTCTATTTTTACGCCTCAGCGTATCGCCTTTTTTCTGAGGGCAAATAGCAATCTTTATGAAACTGTTAAACGCCAGCACATTCAGTTTGACTATTTTGATTTATTTGCGGCTGTTGAAGGTCATATTGAACGCTTGAACCAAGTTGCACCGACTATTTTAGTTGCGCCCCCGTCAATGTTACGTTTGCTAGCGGATGCTCAAAATAAAGGTCAATTAAAGATTGCGCCGATTAAAATTGTCTCGGTTGCAGAAGTTCTCGATCCTTTAGATGAACGTTATATTCAAACTTGCTTTGGTCAAATTGTCCATCAGTTGTATCAATGTACGGAAGGATTCCTTGGCAGTACATGCGAGTATGGAACGTTACATCTAAATGAAGATATTCTAGCTATTCAAAAAGAGTATATTGACCGAGATTCCGGTAAGTTTATGCCGATTATTACGGATTTTAATCGCAAAACTCAGCCGATTATTCGCTATCGATTAGATGATATTTTAACCGAACGGAAAACGCCTTGTGCTTGCGGCTCAATTTTAACAGGGTTGGAGAGTGTTGAGGGGCGTCGGGATGATATTTTTTGGTTATCTCCTCAAAGTGGGGAAACCTTGATTCCGATTTTTCCCGATTTTATCCGTCGGGCAGTTATGATGGCTTCAGAGGAGATTCAAGAATATCGAGTGGTGCAAAAACGTCCGGATTTGATAGAAGTTTATCTCAAAATGCCCGTAGAATTGCGCGAGTCTATTCGAGCAAAAGTGTATGAATTTTTACTGGAATTGTTTGCGCGATCGCACTGTCAAATTCCCCAAATTCATTACTTAGAATATCCCGATAGAACGGCACATCATCAGAAATTGAGAAGAGTTCAACGAGACTTTAATCCTCATTCAACTTCATGA
- a CDS encoding MBL fold metallo-hydrolase, with amino-acid sequence MSLKTTFFKAGYCTHPEAVVIRDGRWKTTQFPALFALISHPQFGAVLFDTGYSDRFFQETRQFPLQLYALTTPVYFKPEDSAVRQLQHQGIEAATVRFIIISHFHADHIGGLRDFPNAQFICFKSAYEAVKYRRGISALKAGFLVGLLPKDFEQRAIFVEDKPQVALPLEYTPFETGFDLLGDASLLAVELPGHATGQLGLFFSDASHQSYFLIADACWLSRAYQEFIKPHPIANLIFSDGRQYGDTLSKIHQLHQLNPELKIIPTHCPQAWDELSKLRAF; translated from the coding sequence ATGTCCCTTAAAACCACCTTTTTCAAAGCCGGATATTGCACCCATCCTGAAGCCGTTGTCATTCGGGATGGACGCTGGAAAACTACTCAATTTCCCGCTTTGTTTGCGCTAATTTCCCATCCTCAATTTGGCGCAGTTTTATTCGACACAGGCTATTCAGACCGCTTTTTTCAAGAAACCCGCCAGTTTCCCTTACAGCTATATGCGCTAACAACTCCCGTCTATTTCAAACCGGAAGATAGCGCCGTGCGCCAACTCCAACATCAGGGAATTGAAGCCGCAACCGTTCGTTTTATCATTATCTCTCACTTCCATGCCGATCACATCGGCGGTTTGCGCGATTTTCCCAATGCTCAGTTTATCTGTTTTAAATCTGCCTACGAAGCAGTAAAATATCGTCGGGGAATTAGCGCCCTCAAAGCTGGGTTTCTGGTTGGGTTGTTACCCAAAGATTTTGAGCAACGCGCTATCTTTGTAGAAGATAAACCCCAGGTGGCGTTACCGTTGGAGTATACTCCCTTTGAGACAGGCTTTGACTTATTAGGAGATGCTAGCCTATTGGCGGTTGAACTGCCAGGTCATGCGACAGGACAGTTAGGCTTATTTTTTAGCGATGCTAGCCATCAAAGTTATTTTCTCATTGCTGATGCTTGCTGGCTGAGTCGTGCTTATCAGGAATTTATCAAACCCCATCCTATTGCTAATCTGATTTTTTCGGATGGGCGACAATATGGGGATACTCTCTCTAAGATTCATCAACTCCACCAGTTAAACCCGGAACTGAAAATTATTCCAACGCATTGTCCTCAAGCCTGGGATGAGTTATCAAAACTAAGAGCATTTTAG